AACATCGCTACCATGTAGACGACGAAGATGAGGATGAGCAGCACGGCCAGGCCGGTACCCCTCGCCTTGTCCTTGAGCGTCTGTAAAAGTACTGCGAGGGACATTCACTTCACTCCGGGCGTATAATACTGCATGAAAATGTCCTCCAGCGTCATCGGGTGAATGTTCACATCCTCGACGTCATAGGATGCGAGGTCGCGGAGGATGTTCCGGATATCGCCGGCCACGGTCATCCGATAGTACCCGTTGAGCTGTGCCACGTTGCCGATGCCACTGATCGCGAAGGGCTCCGGCTTCGGACCCCGGAACTTCACCTCGACGACCTTGCCCGCCTTCCGCTTCAGGCTCTCCATATCCTCCTCGGCAACGATGGAGCCCTCCTTGATGATCGCGACGCGATTGCAGACCTTTTCGACTTCGGATAGAACGTGGGACGACATAAAGATGGTCTTACCATGGGAGGCCTCTTCTCGGACCACGTCCATGAAGATCTGCTGCACCAGCGGGTCCAGCCCCTTCGTCGGCTCGTCCATGATGACGAGGTCTGGGTCGTTCATGAGCGCCTGGATGAGGATGACCTTCTGCCGCATACCGCTGGAGTACTCCCGCATCCTGCGGTCGAGCCGGATTTCAAAGCGCTCCGCGTACTTTTTAGCCGACGCCGCATCGTACCGGCCCCGGATGCCGCCGATATACTCGAGATACTTCCAGCCGGTCATGTGGCCATAGAGGTTCGCGTCACCAGGGACGTACCCCGTACGTCTACGGATCGCGAGCGAGTCCTTCTGGCAGTCCATGCCTAAGATTGTCGCGCTGCCACTCGACGGCCGGATAAAGTCGAGCAGCGTGCGGATCGTGGTAGATTTGCCCGCACCATTGGGCCCGAGGAAGCCGAAAATATCCCCTTTTCGCACGGTGATATTCACGTCTTTAATGCCCCGGTTTTTCCCGTAGAACTTGGTCAGGTTGTTCGTCTCTATGACAGTGTCCATTGTAAAGCCTCGGATGACTTTTGCCGAATGCATGCGCCACTTTATTCGGCAAGAGAAAATCGCCTTACAGCTTATTTAAGGATTTTCTTGCCAGCTAAACTCCGGGTATATAAAACTTATCGAATGTAAATAAAAAAGAGCCCCTTCCGGGGCGATACTTACTCAGGTGACATTGATGTCCCGCTGTCGGAAGGCGACGACGGCGAGCGCCGTGAATACGATCACAGCCAGCAGCAATATTCCCATATTCGTCCAGTCCACTGTCTGCGTGTTCACGATGTCGGCGATCCGGGCGTAATGGAACAGCGAGAGCTTCCTGGCCCAGTCGATGCTCGTGACCATTGAGCCGATATTCTCCACCAGGAACATGGCCAGCAGGACCCCTAGCGATAACAGCGCCGCCCGTCGCCCGTCGCTCATGAGCGACGAGATGAGCAGGGTCATGGCGCCGACGGCCAGCGTAAAAACGCCCATGAACAGGATGGCGATGCCGAACCACTTAATGCTGGGGTCTTCGCCGATATAGCGGCCCCCAAGATAAATGCCGGCTATCTCCCCGATCATGACCAGGGCGATAAATGGCAGCAGCGTCGCGAAACGGGAGAGGATGACGTTCACCCGGCTGACGGGCAGAGAAAGGAGCAGCTCGGAGCTTTTCTGGTCTATCTCGCCGGCCACGAAGGAGGCGACCATGAAAATAAAGAAAGCGCCGACCACTAAACCCATGTAGCTGAACACCTCCAGGGTCATGAAGCCGGAGAACGTGGTCATGCTGACTACGCTGTCGCCAAAGAAAGCTTTCATCGAGGGGTTCTGGAGGAGCTGGTCATAGCCGCTGACCATGGGCTTGACCGACGGGTAGAAGGACGCCAGCCAGAAGATGTACAGGAATATCAGTACGGCCACGATGACCGTGCCCATGTATTTGTCCTTCAGGGTCTGCTTCAGGATCTCGAAGGCCATCTACTTCGCCCCCTCGTAGTAGTGCATGAACACGTCCTCGAGCGTCATCTGGTGGATGCTGATGTCGGCCAGCCGGTGTTTTGAAATTTCCTGCAGCAGCTCTTCCATATTACCCGTGACGGTCATGCGGTAACCGCCGTTGTTCCGGGAGACGTTGCTGATGCCGGGCAGATAGAATATTTCGCGGTTCAGCGGCTCGGCGAACCTCACCTCGAGCACCTTGCCCGCCTTCTGCCGGAGCGCCTCTACCTGCTCTTCCGCAACAATAGCCCCTTCCTTGATGATGGCCACCCGGTTACAGGCCTTCTCGACTTCGGAGAGGACGTGGGACGACATGAATATCGTACAGTCGCGCCCAGCTTCCTCATGCAGCATGTCCATAAAGGTCTGCTGGATCAGCGGGTCCAGGCCGGTCGTGGGCTCATCCATGATGATTAGGTCGGGGTTATTCATGAAGGCCTGTATGATAGCGACCTTCTGGCGCATGCCCCGCGAATACTCCTTCATCTTACGGTCAAGCTTGATGTCCATTTTCTTCGCATAAGCCTTAGCCGCCGCGGCATCGTATCCTCCCCGTACGCGGCCGAAGTACTCGAGGAACTTCCAGCCGGTCATGTGGCCATAAAGCCCGAAATCGCCGGGTATATAGCCGATGCGCTTTTTAATGGCCACGGAGTCCTTCCGGCAGTCCAGGCCGAAGATGGTGGCCGACCCGGCCGAAGGCCGGATGAAGTCCAGAAGAGTCCTTATGGTCGTCGATTTTCCAGCGCCGTTGGGGCCTAAAAAGCCGAAGATGTCGCCCCTGTTAACGGTGATGCTCACGTCTTTTATCCCGCGGCTCTTGCCGTAGAATTTTGTCAGGTTCATCGTCTCTATTACCGTTTCCATAGTTAAGCCTCCCGGGGCTTATTCTGGTAAAAGCCCGCCTACGTGCCTTTCTCGGCGGGCAAACGGAACATAAACTATCTACGAACAACAGGTTACGCTCCATACCGTCTTACCGGTAAGCGTGGAGGTTTATTTAAAATAATATATAAGGATTTGCCGTCCAGCTTACTTCTCCCGATATAAATATATCTATACCTGGCTATGGCATACTTTGAAAAGGTCATACACTTATCTGACATTATATGTTCGATGTCTTTTGCTACGGCGCCATCTCGCTGGACATATCTGGCCGGCTTGAGCGCCCGATGCGGGAATATGAGCAGGCCACGGCGACCGATTACATGATGTCGATAGGGGGCGACGCGGCGCTGGTCGCCCTGACGCTGTCAAGTATGGGTCTGAGTGCCGGGCTGGCCGGCAGCCCCGTGGGCGAAGACCCGATGGGCGCCTATATCCTCGACTCGCTAAAGAAGGACGGCATTAAGGCGATGATGCCCATGATTGGCAAGACTGCCATGACGTCCATCGTTATCGATAAGAATAAGCGCTCGACCATCACGTTCCACGATAATACGCCCGAGGAACAAATACCGATCCCTGAAGAAATTACCGATACAGGATGCATATACGTCGACGGCTGCTTCGGCAGGAACGGCGCCATTATCGCAGTAAAGGCAAGGGCGAAAGGCATAAAGACTGTGTTGAATTTTGACCTGCCGTCAGGGCCTCACATGGGCCTTTACGACGTCGTCATCGCGAGCGAGAAGGTCTCAAAGCTCTTTTCGGACGACCCGGTGGAAGCCGCCAGAATGATCCATGAGGCCAATAATGGCCTGGCAATAGTGACGCTTGGCGAGATGGGCTGCATATGCTGCGACGGGGCGATGATCAGCGTACCGGCTTTCGAAGTGGGATCCGTGGATACGACGGGTGCCGGTGCGGCGTTCGCGGCAGGCTTCATCCTTGCGCAGCTCAGGGATATGCCCCTCGAGGACAGCCTCGAGTTCGCAAGCGCGGCCGGGGCGCTAAAAGTGATGGCGAGGGGCAGCTACAGGAAGATGTCGGAGCAGGATGTGTTCGGGCTTATTTCAGCCCATAAGAATCAATAATACGCCTATAGCTACGGCCGCTCTCGTAGTTAAAAGAAGTTACTTATAGCTAAACCGCTTACTTTTTTCATATGAGAAGGATATTCCACTTTATCACTTTCATGACAATTTTCATATTATTCTGGGCCTGCCTGATATTGCCCTGTAACGCTCTTACACAGGGCGGCAGCATCAGCGGCAAGGTCTTTTTTAATACGGGCCAGGCCGTGCCCGAGGGGACCGTCGTGAAGCTGGTCAACGGCTCGAACGAGTCCGATTATATCGCGGGTTTCAATGTGACCCCGGACCAGAACGGCTTCTACCAGTTCGTCAATGTTTCTCATGGCTTTTACAAGGTCTACGCCTGGTCGCCTTATTACGCGGAAGGATATTCGGACGGGCTGTTCGTGACCACGAACGAAACGTATACGAGCAGCGTCGTCCTCATCGCAATGCCCTACTATGCTAACATAACGGCCAGCACCTATCATGTCACCTACGGCAACAGCGCCGACATCACGGTCCAGGTAAACGATTACTGGGGCCGCTCCGTCGGGCCCGGCTGGCAGATACTGCTGAGGACGACCGTCGGCATGCTGAACCCGGACAGCGCCTTCACCGACAACAACGGCAAAGTATATTCGAACCTGCCCTGGGAGGATAATACGACGCCGGCCGATATCACGGCTTTTGCCATCTCATCCAATGGCAGCTCCTATGGCCTGGAGGAGAACATCACGGTCGCTACGGCAACGGCCACACCGACCGTCACCGCGTCCGTGACCGTTACACCGACCGCCAGCCCCACTGTCGCCCCCAATGCTACCGTAACGATCATGCCGACCGCAACCGCTCTTCCTACGACTACAGTAACTCCGATGTCTACCCCGGGCTTCATGCTTATCGGTGCGCTCGTCGCGCTCGGCTTAGTGCTGGCATTCAAGATAAATAAATAATAGCGGGCACTGGCTTAAAACGGGTCATCCGGGCAGACAACGGCCATGGCAAAGAATTTATAACATAGGGTGTTGCATAATTGTTTTCGGAGTGCTGATAGGCATTTTCGTTTTTTCATGTATTCTCTAGCCGTAGCAGTAATGTGTTTTTTCCACTGCCCGGCTTGTTTATGAAATCAAGATTTTATCGTGCTATGATGCTGGCCAAACACATGGATATTCCAGTTTATGCCATTATGCGCCTATGAGATGCTAACTACAGCATAATAATAAAAATACAGAGCCTCTATAAAATGGCACAACACAAAGCCTATCAAGTCGATGATAATACAAAAAGCCCTAGAGCACGCCGATGCGATTCGATTTATACAACACCCTGATTGTATCCTGATTGGCTCTGTTGTTTTAATCGGTCGACATTCTTTGCCGTTAATAGTATAGCTCTACCAGACAAGAAAATATTATATAGTAGAATCATATTAACATGAATATGCATATTAATATGAAAAATATGAGGATATCCTATGGTTGAGCTTAAAAAGGGAAAATACATTTTCGGGACAGTCAAAGTCGGCGAGCGTGGACAGATCGTCATACCGAAAGAAGCTCGGGAAATATTCGACATCGGGCCCGGAGACGAGCTACTAGTCCTGGGCGATGTGGATCAAGGCATCGCCATCGTCAAAGCAGACCTTATGAAAAAGATCGCCTTAGAGATCCTGGAAGGTGCGAGTAAAATAAAGGACGTGTTAGGAAACGATGATTGATACCTGTGGAAAAACGAGTTTTGAATTAAGGAGAGCGAAAAGTCATGGAACAAAGAGTTATCGAGACTGGCGAGGGAATACAAGGAGAATTCAATGTCCGGACCTATGACCTTATGCAAAGAGATCTCCGTGATAAGGGCTGGATCGAGACTAATGACCTAATCAAATCGGGGATTAACAGCGGTTTGGCGCTTGAGATAGGCTCGGGGCCTGGCTACTTGGGCCTGGAGTGGCTTAAAAAGACCGAAGGGACCAGCCTTAAGGCGGTCGAGATAAGCCGGGACATGATCGGCGTTGCCCGGAGAAACGCCGAGGAGTACGGCCTTGCATCACGATGCGAATTTAAACAAGGCAGGGCGGAAGAGATACCCTTTAATGATGGAACATTTGACGCCGTCTTTACCAATGGCTCTTTGCATGAGTGGAGCAAACCTAAAAAGGCATTTGATGAGATCTTTCGCGTTCTGAAACCCGGTGGTAAATATTATATAAGCGACTTAAAGAGAAATATGAATCCACTCGTTGTCTGGTTTTTAAAAATCAATACTAAGCCAAAAGAGATCAGGCCAGGGCTTAAGAGTTCGATCGCCGCCGCATATACGAAAAGCGAGATAGTGGAGATCCTGGCCGGGACGAAATTGAAAACGACATTGGTTTTTGAGAATCTATTAGGTCTTCAGATAAAAGGTGTAAAATAAAAAGATCAAAATTGTTTTTAAAGGGTTCCGTCAAGTCTTCGGTTGATGGCGACCTAAAGTCATTGATGTAATGCCATGAAAATCGTTATCGACCGAAGACTTGACGGAACTTTATCGAGCCATAACCGGGAAATGCAAGAAGTCGTATCAGCGAAATGACTCGGGAAGGCATAACGGGAAAAAGCAGGAAGCCAGAGCAGCAAAACGATACAACACGAAGGCACAGCGAGAAAACGCCAAATTGTTAAAGCATGTTAAGTCAGCCCCAATATCTTCTTTGGATTATATTTATATACAGACTATTATATAATAAACCCTATAATCTGCCATATTAAAGGTTGAGGTGCCATATTTAATGTCTAGAACACGACTTCTCTTCGGACTGCTGATCATCGCAGCGCTTATTACGGCCGGCTGTACGGGAACTAAAACGATGGTGGGAAGCGACAGCCTCCCGGCGGCCGGCCAGTCCGCCCGGGCGGACTACCAAAAATACGCAGGGGATCTCACCACCGAGATAAGCTACCTGCAGAACCACTATCGCCTGACGGATAACGCTACGCTGGACGAATACCAGGCATGGCTCGGCGGCCTTGCGGACCGCATCGCCCTCTGCCGGCAAATGTACGATAATATGAGCGCGGCCTCGAAAACTTATCTCGCCTATCTGAATAACTCGAGCGACGAGTACCGGAACGTGACCGCGGAAGACGCCCGGTTCAAGGCCGACATCGAATCGCTCAACAGGTCATACGATCAGTATGCCGGCAATTACGATACGTCGGTTAAAAAGATGGCCGCCCTGGAAGAGTATCGCAGAGACCTTAATCTGACCGCTGACAGCTATAACGACCTGAACAACTACGCTAGCGGGACTAAGGTCAAATCCGTAAGCGACTATGCCCGCTTTATTAGCGGATTCAAGCAGAAGGCCGACTCCTTCGAGAGCGACGCGGAAACGGCCATCAACGCGGGCGAAGAGTATCTTATATACCTTGACCCTGGAAGCGAGGAATACAAGGCCGTAGAGGCCAATAACAAGGCACTGCAGGATAATATCGGCCAGTGCCAGAACGCATATAATAAGTACAAGAGCGACTACGACGAAAAGATGGGCGCCCAGAGCGCCGCCCAGTCCACGTTCAAGGACTACGTGGACAAGGTCGGTAAGGTAAGCGCCATGAAGACTGATCTGGACAAATATCGTGGCACGGCTCAAGCCATGGAAAAGCTCGACAAAAGCTGGCTTGATGGCTACAGGCAGAAGATCGACGCGTTCGACGCCGCCTGCAACGATGCAATAGCCTCCGGCAACGCCTGCAAGAGCTACCTTGACCCGTCGGGCTCTGACTACAAGAGCATCGACACTAACGAGAAGAACATGAAGGACAGCATGGCCGCCTACGAGGATAACTACAAGAGCCTGTATGCGACCTACCGTAACCTGCATCCTCTGGGCACCATAACATCCGCAAAATGATGAAATAGTAAATGCCTCAAGCCATTGAATCGGTGCCGGGGAGCAAGCTCCCCGGCGTATCCGGCCTCTTGCCAGGCAAGCGATAATATTATAAGTATGTTATATAATATATAATTATAATAAAAGGTGAATCCCATAGTATCCATTGGCATTGCTGACGATGAGCCCGATATCCTGTACCTTTTCCGGCTTATTCTCGAAAAGCGCGGCTTCTCCATCGTTTACCTGGCCCGTGATGGCGAGGAGGCCGTGGACCGGCAAAGGAAGACGCCTGCGGACGTCGTCTTCCTGGACTACTGCATGCCCTTCATGGACGGGCTGGAAGCATCGGAAAAGATCAAGGGGGAATTCCCGGATACGAAGGTAATCCTGATGACATGCGGCGAAGATATAGGCCAGTATGTCCCCCCGTCAGCCGATATCCTGATCCTAAAAAAGCCGTTTGTCTTTAAGGCCATGATCGATATGATCTTCGAATCCGCCAGCACATGACCATGCCAACGGGAATTACCATCATACGATATATTCTTCCCCGAGCCTCGGGGCAAAGGCGTTGACGCCGATCTCTTTCTTGATCCATTCGGCGAAGTCCCAGGTATGATCTCCGTGGACGCAGAACACGTTCTCCGTGCCCTGGTCGCACATGTGCTTCACGATGGCCTTGAGCTCCGCATCCCCGCTATGGGCTGAAAAACTATATTGTTCCAGCTTACACCGGAGCGGCAATATCTCGCCGTCGACCTCCAGGGTTCCCGTATCGAGCGCCATGCGGCCGTTCGTGCCGTCCACCTGGAAGCCGGTCAGGATGACCTTGTTCTTCGGGTTATCGTACATGTTCTGTAAATAATAAAGGACCGGGCCGCCGTTGAGCATGCCGGCCGTGGTGACGACCACCGATGGCTCGTCCAGCACCGAGCGCCGCATTGGGCCTTTCACCGTAGTGGCGCTACCATAGGCGGACTTGAGCCGGCCGGAGTCCCGGACGAACTTCGGATTCTTAAGCAAAATCTCCGTGACCTCCGTGCCCATGCCGTCCACGAAGCAGCGGATGCCGTACTCCTTCAAAATGAGCAGGATCTCCTGAGTCCGGCCGATGGCGAAGCAGGGTATGACCACGTTACCTCCCGTATCGAGCGTATAGCGGATGGACTCGATGAACTGTTCCTCCAGGGCCTTCCTGTCCTGGTGCTCCTTGCCGAAGTATGTGCTCTCCAGCAGCAGCGACTTCGCCGCCGGGTAGTGGATCTTCGATCCTTTAAGAAGCCGGGTGTCGGAGTTCTTGATGTCGCCGGTATACAGCAGCGTATCCCCGTCGAAATCGACGTAAGTGAGGGCGCTGCCTGGTATGTGGCCCGCGTCCAGCAGGGTGATGGTATAATCGTCAGTAGAATAATCCTCGTTATAGTCCAGTTCCCGGGTCCGCCGCATGAGCATCTGCATATCATTGGGATCAAAGGGCGGGATGCTGCCTCGCTCGGCGATCTCCAGCGTGTCTTCGGCCAATAGCCTTGTAAGGTGTTTCGTCGGGAGCGTGGAGAGTACGACCGGCTCAAGGTCCATTAAGTTCGGGACGACGCCGCAGTGGTCCAGGTGGCCGTGGGAGACGACGATGGTCTCCGGCCTGGGGCTCCCCTGGGGATATTCGGGGGGGTCGGATGGCTTGATCCCATAATCCAGCAGCACGCGCTCATTCAGCAGGAAGGCGGAACGGCCGACTTCGCGGGTTGCGCCAAGGAACTTGATCTGAATGCCAATAACCTCCAGTATGCCAAATTTAATATTAAAAGCCGAAAACAGGCTATAATATATGTGATTCTGAATTAAAGTGTTAATCGGCCAGGCTTATATATTCCTTTCTCTGAAAAATAATATAAATTTTACATTATTTCCATATCGGTGAAAACGCGCCCGAATAGTTCCCTAACCCACGCCTCATGCTCTCCATATAGATAGAAAAGTATAAATGCTTTAGGCGCACTTCTAAGAGACCGTCGGAATCAAGTTCTATAATATATGGTGAGCGCAGTAGCATATCCCATGGAATGCCGCAGATAATCCCTCGATGCCAGCTTAACGAAAATGAAGACAGGACCTGCATAGAGTATCAACGGGGCTCGTAGCTCAGTTAGGTAGAGCGCCTGGCTTTTAACCAGGCTGCCTGGGGTTCAAATCCCCACGAGCCCGCTCACCCTGTTATGGGACTTTTTTACTTTCTACACAGGAGGAAGGCAATATTGACCAAGAAATTTAACGTTCTGGAGCACGAACTCGTGCCCGACCATATATTATTGACCGAGGAAGAGACCCAGGAAGTACTGAAAAAATACGGTATCACCCGGGGACAGTTGCCGAAGATCAAGTCCTCCGACGTCGTCGTCAAGCA
This DNA window, taken from Methanocella sp., encodes the following:
- a CDS encoding ABC transporter ATP-binding protein; its protein translation is MDTVIETNNLTKFYGKNRGIKDVNITVRKGDIFGFLGPNGAGKSTTIRTLLDFIRPSSGSATILGMDCQKDSLAIRRRTGYVPGDANLYGHMTGWKYLEYIGGIRGRYDAASAKKYAERFEIRLDRRMREYSSGMRQKVILIQALMNDPDLVIMDEPTKGLDPLVQQIFMDVVREEASHGKTIFMSSHVLSEVEKVCNRVAIIKEGSIVAEEDMESLKRKAGKVVEVKFRGPKPEPFAISGIGNVAQLNGYYRMTVAGDIRNILRDLASYDVEDVNIHPMTLEDIFMQYYTPGVK
- a CDS encoding ABC transporter permease subunit, with the protein product MAFEILKQTLKDKYMGTVIVAVLIFLYIFWLASFYPSVKPMVSGYDQLLQNPSMKAFFGDSVVSMTTFSGFMTLEVFSYMGLVVGAFFIFMVASFVAGEIDQKSSELLLSLPVSRVNVILSRFATLLPFIALVMIGEIAGIYLGGRYIGEDPSIKWFGIAILFMGVFTLAVGAMTLLISSLMSDGRRAALLSLGVLLAMFLVENIGSMVTSIDWARKLSLFHYARIADIVNTQTVDWTNMGILLLAVIVFTALAVVAFRQRDINVT
- a CDS encoding ABC transporter ATP-binding protein, producing METVIETMNLTKFYGKSRGIKDVSITVNRGDIFGFLGPNGAGKSTTIRTLLDFIRPSAGSATIFGLDCRKDSVAIKKRIGYIPGDFGLYGHMTGWKFLEYFGRVRGGYDAAAAKAYAKKMDIKLDRKMKEYSRGMRQKVAIIQAFMNNPDLIIMDEPTTGLDPLIQQTFMDMLHEEAGRDCTIFMSSHVLSEVEKACNRVAIIKEGAIVAEEQVEALRQKAGKVLEVRFAEPLNREIFYLPGISNVSRNNGGYRMTVTGNMEELLQEISKHRLADISIHQMTLEDVFMHYYEGAK
- a CDS encoding carbohydrate kinase family protein, yielding MFDVFCYGAISLDISGRLERPMREYEQATATDYMMSIGGDAALVALTLSSMGLSAGLAGSPVGEDPMGAYILDSLKKDGIKAMMPMIGKTAMTSIVIDKNKRSTITFHDNTPEEQIPIPEEITDTGCIYVDGCFGRNGAIIAVKARAKGIKTVLNFDLPSGPHMGLYDVVIASEKVSKLFSDDPVEAARMIHEANNGLAIVTLGEMGCICCDGAMISVPAFEVGSVDTTGAGAAFAAGFILAQLRDMPLEDSLEFASAAGALKVMARGSYRKMSEQDVFGLISAHKNQ
- a CDS encoding carboxypeptidase-like regulatory domain-containing protein, which encodes MRRIFHFITFMTIFILFWACLILPCNALTQGGSISGKVFFNTGQAVPEGTVVKLVNGSNESDYIAGFNVTPDQNGFYQFVNVSHGFYKVYAWSPYYAEGYSDGLFVTTNETYTSSVVLIAMPYYANITASTYHVTYGNSADITVQVNDYWGRSVGPGWQILLRTTVGMLNPDSAFTDNNGKVYSNLPWEDNTTPADITAFAISSNGSSYGLEENITVATATATPTVTASVTVTPTASPTVAPNATVTIMPTATALPTTTVTPMSTPGFMLIGALVALGLVLAFKINK
- a CDS encoding AbrB/MazE/SpoVT family DNA-binding domain-containing protein; protein product: MVELKKGKYIFGTVKVGERGQIVIPKEAREIFDIGPGDELLVLGDVDQGIAIVKADLMKKIALEILEGASKIKDVLGNDD
- a CDS encoding class I SAM-dependent methyltransferase yields the protein MEQRVIETGEGIQGEFNVRTYDLMQRDLRDKGWIETNDLIKSGINSGLALEIGSGPGYLGLEWLKKTEGTSLKAVEISRDMIGVARRNAEEYGLASRCEFKQGRAEEIPFNDGTFDAVFTNGSLHEWSKPKKAFDEIFRVLKPGGKYYISDLKRNMNPLVVWFLKINTKPKEIRPGLKSSIAAAYTKSEIVEILAGTKLKTTLVFENLLGLQIKGVK
- a CDS encoding response regulator transcription factor → MNPIVSIGIADDEPDILYLFRLILEKRGFSIVYLARDGEEAVDRQRKTPADVVFLDYCMPFMDGLEASEKIKGEFPDTKVILMTCGEDIGQYVPPSADILILKKPFVFKAMIDMIFESAST
- a CDS encoding MBL fold metallo-hydrolase, whose amino-acid sequence is MEVIGIQIKFLGATREVGRSAFLLNERVLLDYGIKPSDPPEYPQGSPRPETIVVSHGHLDHCGVVPNLMDLEPVVLSTLPTKHLTRLLAEDTLEIAERGSIPPFDPNDMQMLMRRTRELDYNEDYSTDDYTITLLDAGHIPGSALTYVDFDGDTLLYTGDIKNSDTRLLKGSKIHYPAAKSLLLESTYFGKEHQDRKALEEQFIESIRYTLDTGGNVVIPCFAIGRTQEILLILKEYGIRCFVDGMGTEVTEILLKNPKFVRDSGRLKSAYGSATTVKGPMRRSVLDEPSVVVTTAGMLNGGPVLYYLQNMYDNPKNKVILTGFQVDGTNGRMALDTGTLEVDGEILPLRCKLEQYSFSAHSGDAELKAIVKHMCDQGTENVFCVHGDHTWDFAEWIKKEIGVNAFAPRLGEEYIV
- a CDS encoding DNA-directed RNA polymerase subunit H → MTKKFNVLEHELVPDHILLTEEETQEVLKKYGITRGQLPKIKSSDVVVKQIGAKPGDVLKIIRKSLTAGRAVAYRLVID